In the Kitasatospora terrestris genome, one interval contains:
- a CDS encoding ABC transporter substrate-binding protein, with translation MSSRHRTNVTVSGAVVGALLLSACGIAGAGQASLHDQLPEAVRKAGAIRVGASFTAAPVVFRTPDGRPDGLDPDLAAALEKVLGVRFDFQDVGPFANVLPGLLGGKYDIAMSGVTDTREREQGVDKEGKQVNEGLDFVDYFMAGIGIVVREGNPGTITRIDDLCGHTVAVKKGTTHDDLAGRQVKACEHGSKPLKVIQTNSDNDAVEAVKSGQADAYVTDFPKAAYSAQTVGGGKALDIGGNQLQPRPYGIAVRKGDRDLRDVLVKAMNQLVMDGTYDQILAKRALTAGAIQNSVVNGAI, from the coding sequence ATGTCCAGCCGCCACCGCACCAACGTCACCGTCAGCGGGGCCGTCGTCGGCGCCCTGCTGCTGAGCGCCTGCGGCATCGCCGGGGCCGGACAGGCCTCGCTGCACGACCAGCTGCCGGAGGCGGTCCGCAAGGCCGGCGCGATCCGGGTCGGTGCCTCGTTCACCGCCGCGCCGGTGGTCTTCCGCACCCCCGACGGCAGGCCGGACGGCCTCGACCCCGACCTGGCCGCCGCCCTGGAGAAGGTGCTCGGCGTCCGCTTCGACTTCCAGGACGTCGGCCCGTTCGCCAACGTGCTGCCCGGCCTGCTGGGCGGCAAGTACGACATCGCGATGTCCGGCGTCACCGACACCCGCGAGCGCGAGCAGGGCGTGGACAAGGAGGGCAAGCAGGTCAACGAGGGCCTGGACTTCGTCGACTACTTCATGGCCGGCATCGGCATCGTGGTCCGCGAGGGCAACCCGGGCACCATCACCCGGATCGACGACCTGTGCGGCCACACCGTCGCGGTCAAGAAGGGCACCACTCACGACGACCTGGCCGGCCGCCAGGTCAAGGCCTGCGAGCACGGCTCGAAGCCGCTCAAGGTGATCCAGACCAACAGCGACAACGACGCCGTCGAGGCCGTGAAATCCGGCCAGGCCGACGCCTACGTCACCGACTTCCCCAAGGCCGCCTACAGCGCCCAGACCGTGGGCGGCGGCAAGGCCCTCGACATCGGCGGCAACCAGCTCCAGCCGCGCCCGTACGGGATCGCCGTGCGCAAGGGCGACCGCGACCTGCGCGACGTCCTGGTCAAGGCGATGAACCAGCTGGTGATGGACGGCACCTACGACCAGATCCTGGCCAAGCGGGCGCTCACCGCCGGCGCGATCCAGAACTCGGTCGTCAACGGCGCCATCTGA